The following proteins are co-located in the Anas platyrhynchos isolate ZD024472 breed Pekin duck chromosome 1, IASCAAS_PekinDuck_T2T, whole genome shotgun sequence genome:
- the MRTFA gene encoding myocardin-related transcription factor A isoform X3, with product MLDKAKTLQPAYVGIVPLAETVAKQGKSCSSPYQDSYHSLREVLQLKLQQRRTREELVSQGIMPPLKSPAAFHEQRRSLERARTEDYLKRKIRSRPERSELVRMHILEETSAEPSLQAKQLKLKRARLADDLNEKIAQRPGPMELVEKNILPVESSLKEAIIVGQVNYPKVADNSSFDEDSSDALSPEQPASHESQGSVPSPMDSRICEPLPSTTGTSLAQGTSQLQISADSSETLFLPEQPPPPLPPPPLLPPSLTNGAALPAAKPPPTLIKQSQPKSTSEKSQRSKKAKELKPKVKKLKYHQYIPPDQKQDKGAPPMDSSYAKILQQQQLFLQLQILNQQQQQHYNYQTILPAPPKPPGEQQSGASAPAIRNLSATVSSSSSVSSTSSGLMRQNSNAAVGKPGPLPANLDEMKVAELKQELKLRALPVSGTKTDLIERLRAYQEQNGAAGPATPTPKPSTAAILPKAAEVVVAFPAARLSTGPALVTTGIAPAEVVVATVTGGSVMKFGSTGSTPPVSPTPSERSQMSTGDENSATGDTFGEMVTSPLTQLTLQASPVQFLVKEESSKPSPCSVSAAPRAERCSTGSSRDAEVRDKDQMLQEKDKQIEELTRMLKQKQQLVEMLRLQLEQEKRSQQSLPAPVAAGERAALAPSPAAFGVQVKSENGFLSCPSAKPASGQSDQFSPAPAASQMDTSNPSPVPKKAVMVKQEVPAADAEPPCQSHSPRLFLGQQGSALSDLIKGSPPPTLITDSTGTHIVLTVTKPSAERQGLSPHGKAGSSCPALQRVQSSPAKTSSQPQCQLPASTPQQPTQQKQQQQPTQQQKQQQQPRGLNQAVRKPSSQPGSPAAPSPAHMDLEQQQQQQQQQQQQQQHTSLFGTPPPPLPVPSVPMKEPPGYEEAMKQQPKAQENGCSSQQMDDLFDILIESGEISADFKEQSSPAGKEPPAAPACPSPPSSHQASELLGPGSMGQPVPVGRLEDFLESSTGLPLLTAGHDGPEPLSLIDDLHSEMLSSSAILDHPPSPMDTSELHFAHEPAGGIALDLAEANLDSMDWLELPGGSVMSLAPLSTAAPSLFSTDFLDGHDLQLHWDSCL from the exons ACAGAGGACTATCTGAAACGGAAAATCCGGTCCAGGCCAGAGAGATCGGAGCTGGTTAGGATGCACATTCTGGAAG AGACCTCGGCTGAACCCTCCTTGCAGGCTAAGCAGCTGAAGCTAAAGAGAGCCAGGCTGGCAGATGACCTCAATGAGAAGATAGCGCAGAGGCCAGGCCCCATGGAGCTGGTGGAGAAGAACATCTTGCCTGTGGAATCCAGCCTGAAGGAAGCCATTATAG TTGGACAGGTGAACTACCCAAAGGTTGCAGACAACTCCTCCTTTGATGAGGACAGCAGTGATGCCCTCTCCCCCGAACAGCCAGCCAGCCATGAGTCCCAGGGGTCTGTCCCATCGCCGATGGATTCCCGGATTTGTGAGCCTCTCCCTAGCACCACTGGCACATCACTAGCTCAG GGTACGTCCCAGTTGCAGATCAGTGCGGACTCCAGTGAAACACTTTTCCTACCTGAACAGCCCCCCCCGCCTCTGCCACCTCCACCTCTCCTGCCCCCCAGTCTTACCAATGGAGCGGCTCTTCCTGCTGCCAAGCCCCCTCCGACGCTCATTAAG CAAAGCCAGCCCAAGTCTACCAGCGAGAAGTCTCAGCGCAGTAAGAAAGCCAAGGAGTTGAAGCCGAAAGTCAAGAAGCTTAAATATCATCAGTATATCCCCCCGGACCAAAAGCAGGACAAGGGAGCTCCTCCCATGGATTCATCCTATGCCAAaatactgcagcagcagcaactctTTCTCCAGCTTCAGATCCtcaaccagcagcagcagcagcactacaACTACCAGACCATCCTGCCAGCTCCACCAAA GCctccaggagagcagcagagtGGTGCCAGTGCCCCTGCCATACGCAATCTCTCTGCCACagtcagcagcagctcctcggtATCCTCCACTTCCAGCGGGCTGATGCGACAGAACAGCAACGCTGCAGTGGGCAAGCCAGGCCCTCTCCCTGCCAACCTCGATGAGATGAAG GTGGCAGAGCTGAAGCAGGAGTTGAAGCTGAGAGCCTTGCCTGTCTCAGGCACCAAGACGGACCTGATCGAGCGTCTCAGAGCCTACCAAGAGCAGAACGGTGCGGCCGGCCCCGCCACCCCCACTCCCaagcccagcactgcagccatTCTCCCCAAAGCTGCCGAAGTGGTGGTGGCCTTCCCTGCCGCCAGGCTGAGCACGGGGCCAGCCCTGGTCACCACGGGCATTGCACCAGCAGAAGTGGTCGTGGCCACGGTCACCGGTGGCAGCGTGATGAAGTTCGGCAGCACGGGCTCGACTCCTCCCGTTTCTCCCACTCCTTCTGAGCGCTCGCAGATGAGCACGGGGGATGAGAACTCGGCCACCGGAGACACCTTTGGAGAGATGGTGACCTCACCCCTGACCCAGCTCACCCTGCAGGCCTCCCCGGTGCAGTTTCTGGTGAAGGAAGAAAGCTCCAAGCCTTCCCCCTGCAGCGTGAGCGCGGCACCCAGGGCCGAGCGGTGCAGCACCGGTAGCAGCAGAGACGCAGAAGTTAGGGACAAGGACCAGATGCTGCAGGAGAAGGACAAGCAGATTGAGGAACTCACCCGCATgctgaagcagaagcagcagctggtcGAGATGCTCAGACtacagctggagcaggagaagcGCTCTCAGCAGTCCCTGCCGGCCCCAGTGGCTGCGGGAGAACGAGCCGCCctcgcccccagcccagcagcgtTCGGCGTCCAGGTGAAGAGCGAGAACGGTTTCCTGAGCTGCCCGTCCGCAAAGCCAGCCAGTGGCCAAAGCGACCAATTCAGCCCCGCGCCAGCCGCCAGCCAAATGGACACTTCGAATCCAAGCCCAGTGCCAAAGAAAGCCGTGATGGTGAAGCAGGAGGTGCCAGCCGCGGATGCGGAGCCGCCGTGCCAGTCCCACAGCCCGCGGCTCTTCCTCGGCCAGCAAGGGAGCGCCCTGAGCGACCTGATCAAGGGCAGCCCGCCCCCCACCCTCATCACCGACTCCACCGGGACCCACATCGTGCTCACCGTGACCAAGCCGAGCGCCGAGAGGCAGGGCCTCTCGCCCCACGGGAAGGCAGGGAGTAGCTGCCCGGCCTTGCAG AGAGTACAATCATCGCCCGCTAAAACTTCCAGCCAGCCACAGTGTCAGCTACCTGCAAGCACTCCTCAGCAGCCCacgcagcagaagcagcagcagcaacccacgcagcagcagaagcagcagcagcagccccgaggCCTAAACCAAGCTGTCAGAAAG CCCTCATCCCAGCCTGGCtctcctgctgccccctccccagcccacatggacctggagcagcagcagcagcagcagcagcagcagcagcagcagcagcagcacacgtCGCTTTTTGGaactcctccacctcctctccccGTGCCCTCGGTCCCAATGAAAGAGCCACCAGGCTATGAAGAGGCCATGAAGCAACAGCCAAAGGCCCAG GAGAACGGCTGCTCCAGCCAGCAGATGGACGACCTGTTCGATATCCTCATAGAGAGCGGAG AGATTTCTGCCGACTTCAAGGAGCAGTCGTCCCCGGCTGGAAAAGAGCCCCCCGCGGCCCCCGCCTGCCCCTCGCCGCCCAGCAGCCACCAGGCCTCGGAGCTGCTGGGGCCGGGCTCCATGGGGCAGCCGGTGCCCGTGGGCCGGCTGGAGGACTTCCTAGAGAGCAGCACCGGCCTCCCGCTGCTGACGGCGGGCCACGACGGGCCGGAGCCCCTGTCCCTGATCGACGACCTCCACAGTGAGATGCTGAGCAGCTCGGCCATCCTGGACCACCCGCCTTCACCCATGGACACCTCGGAATTGCACTTTGCTCACGAGCCGGCCGGGGGCATAGCCCTGGATCTGGCTGAGGCTAATTTGGACAGCATGGACTGGCTGGAGCTGCCGGGGGGGTCCGTCATGAGCCTGGCTCCCCTCAGCACCGCGGCTCCCAGCCTCTTTTCCACAGACTTCCTTGATGGACATGACCTGCAGCTGCACTGGGATTCGTGCTTGTAA